GAAGCTGCCTTTTTTAACTTGCTTAACATGTAGTAGTTTAGAGTGTAGAGAAAGTGCAGTCTGTAATTTTAGTGGGGAAGTTCTCCTTATTTCCTCTGATGGATATATTCCAAACATTGCAACTCCTATTCGTACCATATCAAGATGACTGGCTTTGTATTTTAAAGTTGCAGCACTATTTGCACAGTGGAAAATAGAAACATCTAATCCTTTAGACTTTATCCAATCTATAATATCTAAAAATGTTCTAAGTTGATTTTGAAAATAAGATGGTTCCTCTCTATTAGCAGTGGCGAAATGTGTGTAAACTCCTTCTACAACTATATCCCTTTTGTTTAATAGGGGCAGTATTGATTCTAGTTCTTCTTTTGTACTTATTCCAATTCTCCCTAGTCCAGTATCTATTTTTAAATGTAACTTCAAAGGCTTTTTTCCAATCCTATATAATCTCATTTCTTTCAGCCAAGAGGACTGGAAAACAGTAATAGATAAGTCATTTTCAACAGCAATATTTACATCACTAGGCAGTATAGGGGTGAGCACTAGAATAGGTGCCTTTATTCCATTCTTTCTTAAATATAGTGCTTCACTTAGTATTGAAACAGCCAATGCATCAGCACCTGATTTGAGTGCTATCTTAGCAATCTGCAAATCACCATGACCATAGGCATCTGCCTTTACCGCTGCCATAAGCTTAACAGAAGGAGGGAGATACTCTCTAATCTGTCTAACATTATTTTCTATTTTATCTAAATGAATTTCTACCCATGTGTCTCTATGGAGCATTGAAGTATCCATTATACAACCTCCTTATCTTCCATAATATCTTTGCTTTTTAATGCTTCTACTATTTCTTCTAGTTTTAACATACGAGAACCCTTTACTAATACAACGGACTCATATTTCATTAGCTTCTTAAGCTTTTGAATTAATTGAGCCTTATTTTCATAGATAAACACTCTATTATTTCCAAACTTAGGTTTTGCAGTTTTAGCTATATATGATGCAAGAGGACCAATAGTTAGTAAATAATCAACTTGATTAGGATCAATCTTGTCTCCAAATTTTTTATGAATCTTAATTTCATCAGCACCTAAGCCTATCATATCTCCAAGTACAGCAATTTTTTGGCTATAGTTCTTCATGCTATAGAGAGTATCTAATGCAGCTAAAAGGCTTGCAGGATTAGATTTATAAGAGTCATTTAAAATTGTATATTTACCTGTATTAATCACTTCATTTCTCATACCTGTAAATTCAATATTTAACAGACCATCCTGTATTTGTTCAAAGGAGACACCAAAGTATCTTGCCACAATAATAGCAGCAGTTGCATTGTACATTTGATGTTTGCCAATCATAGGTAAATAAAATGATGGGCAATGGAATTTATCTAAACTAAAAGTAATACCTCTCTCATCAAAGGATTTTAGCCAAGGAATACATGTGTTAGAGGATTTACTTCCAAAGGTTATAGTCTTGTAACTAATATCCATTTCTTTAATTTTCTCGTTTAGTAATGGATTATCTCCATAATAGACGAATAAACCATTAGGCTTTAACCCTTTTATTATTTCGAGCTTAGCTTGAACAATATTCTCTATTGTGATTAACTCGTCTAAGTGAGCCTCTCCTATACTTGTGATGATAGCTACATTAGGAGAAGCTATATTAGTTAACAGTTCAATTTCCCCTAAGTTAGAAGTCCCCATTTCAATAACTGCCATTTCAGTATCCTCTTCTAGGCCTAAAATAGTAAGGGGTACTCCCAAGTGGTTATTTAAGTTACCAAAGGTTTTCTGAGTCTTATACTTAGTTCTTAATAGACTTGCAAGAATATCTTTAGTAGATGTTTTGCCGTTACTCCCTGTGATTCCTATTACTTTTGCTTCTAACTGTTCTCTATATGATTTTGCCAAATCTTGAATAGCAGTCAATGTATCGTCCACCAATATGATAGGGATGCTTACAGCAGGCAAAGCTTCTTTTTTGTTCCATATAGCTGCTATTGCTCCCTTTGCTATAGCAGCTTCTATGAATTTATGACCATTAAATCTTTCACCGATTATAGGAATATATAATTGTCCAGGCTTTATCTGCCTGGTATCTATTGACACACCTTGTATAACTATATTCTCATTTTCTTCCTTTAATCCATATCCCTTTACCATGTTCTGAATTTCTCTTAAGCTACGACAAATCATTTTTCCCACCTCATGTTTAGAAATGAATTCTTTTGTTTATGCATACAGAAGCCTAGCTTAATTAACTTCTCTATTAGTTCTGAGTAAGTAGTGCCATCTGTTTTTTCCCATAGAGCAGGGAACATGCTATATGCAGTGAAGCCTGGTAAAGTATTGACCTCATTTACATAGAATTTATCTTCATCAGTGACAAAGTAATCTACTCTTACAAGACCGTAGCAATTTAACAGCTTAAAAGCTTGAATAGCAGTTTCTCTCATAGCTTCACTTGTTTCTATAGATAGTCTAGCAGGTATGACAGGAACTAATTTACCATCTATATATTTAGCAGCATAGTCCATGAACTGCCTTTCTTGAATGTACTCTCCAACTACAGAGGCCTTGGGACAATCATTTCCTATTACTGCAATTTGCATTTCCTTGCCGATTAACTCTTCTTCAATAATTATTTTGTTATCATATAAGAAAGCCTCTTTAATTGCTTCCCTAAGTTGTGTTCTATTTTCACAGCGATTTATTCCAACACTTGAACCTAGCTTTGCAGGCTTAATAAAGCAGGGATAACCGATATAATTCTCAATTTGTTCAAAGACCTTTGCTTCATCTGTTTTCCAAGCATGAAGTCTAATAGAAGTGTACTTTGCTTGAGGAATATTTCCCAATGAAAATATATCCTTCATCATAACCTTATCTATACCTACTGCTGAAGATAAGACACCATTACCCACATAAGGAATATTTAATATTTCAAATAGCCCTTGTATTGTACCATCTTCACCATTAGTTCCATGTAAAACTGGAAATGCAATACACTTTTCATTTTTCTTAAAATTTTTATAGATAAACTCTCCTATAGAATTAGTGACTGTAGCTGAACTATGAGTTTGCATTTGATTTATGTCTTTTAAATTAGATTTTAATCTACCCATCTCGCACCATACACCATTTCTTGTAATGTAAACTGGATATACATTGTATTTGTTTTTATCTAAGGAATTAATTACAGAAAATGCACTCAAAAGAGATGCATCATGTTCCACTGATTTACCGCCGTAAAATACATAAACATTTATTTTCATAATTTCCTCCTATTGTCCAATTATTGATAACTTTATTTTACAGGGAAGATATTACATTTTACCGTTCATATTTCTTAAGAATTTCTTAACAATGATTTAATTTAAAGATTTTAAGCTTAGTT
This window of the Proteiniborus sp. DW1 genome carries:
- the alr gene encoding alanine racemase, with translation MDTSMLHRDTWVEIHLDKIENNVRQIREYLPPSVKLMAAVKADAYGHGDLQIAKIALKSGADALAVSILSEALYLRKNGIKAPILVLTPILPSDVNIAVENDLSITVFQSSWLKEMRLYRIGKKPLKLHLKIDTGLGRIGISTKEELESILPLLNKRDIVVEGVYTHFATANREEPSYFQNQLRTFLDIIDWIKSKGLDVSIFHCANSAATLKYKASHLDMVRIGVAMFGIYPSEEIRRTSPLKLQTALSLHSKLLHVKQVKKGSFIGYDTAYKTSSDEWIGTVPIGYADGWFRWFQGFHVLVDSQKMPIVGKICMDQFMIRLPKKYPIGTPVVLIGKEGNNEITLEDLANHIGSVPQEIPSMITYRVPKVYFYKGEIVEVLTERNWSPSVYPLGEVNANV
- the murF gene encoding UDP-N-acetylmuramoyl-tripeptide--D-alanyl-D-alanine ligase — encoded protein: MICRSLREIQNMVKGYGLKEENENIVIQGVSIDTRQIKPGQLYIPIIGERFNGHKFIEAAIAKGAIAAIWNKKEALPAVSIPIILVDDTLTAIQDLAKSYREQLEAKVIGITGSNGKTSTKDILASLLRTKYKTQKTFGNLNNHLGVPLTILGLEEDTEMAVIEMGTSNLGEIELLTNIASPNVAIITSIGEAHLDELITIENIVQAKLEIIKGLKPNGLFVYYGDNPLLNEKIKEMDISYKTITFGSKSSNTCIPWLKSFDERGITFSLDKFHCPSFYLPMIGKHQMYNATAAIIVARYFGVSFEQIQDGLLNIEFTGMRNEVINTGKYTILNDSYKSNPASLLAALDTLYSMKNYSQKIAVLGDMIGLGADEIKIHKKFGDKIDPNQVDYLLTIGPLASYIAKTAKPKFGNNRVFIYENKAQLIQKLKKLMKYESVVLVKGSRMLKLEEIVEALKSKDIMEDKEVV
- a CDS encoding D-alanine--D-alanine ligase; the encoded protein is MKINVYVFYGGKSVEHDASLLSAFSVINSLDKNKYNVYPVYITRNGVWCEMGRLKSNLKDINQMQTHSSATVTNSIGEFIYKNFKKNEKCIAFPVLHGTNGEDGTIQGLFEILNIPYVGNGVLSSAVGIDKVMMKDIFSLGNIPQAKYTSIRLHAWKTDEAKVFEQIENYIGYPCFIKPAKLGSSVGINRCENRTQLREAIKEAFLYDNKIIIEEELIGKEMQIAVIGNDCPKASVVGEYIQERQFMDYAAKYIDGKLVPVIPARLSIETSEAMRETAIQAFKLLNCYGLVRVDYFVTDEDKFYVNEVNTLPGFTAYSMFPALWEKTDGTTYSELIEKLIKLGFCMHKQKNSFLNMRWEK